AGCGAAGATCACGACTACGAAGAGGTGAATCATTGCCGCCTGATCGATGTCGAAGGCCACCTGAAGACCGTGCGCTACGACCCGGCGACGCGGCCCTCGGACGCGCCGGTCGGCCGCGTGCAAATTGACGAGGGGATCAACGCGGCGATTGAAGAGTTCGTCGCCGCGCTGCCGCCGTCCGAGTTCCTGAGCGACATCGAACGCGATCTGCGCGAGAGCTACGCCGAGGGCGCGGGCTTTGCCGACGCCTTCGCGAAGTTGATGGCGCGCATCTTCAAAGACTATGGCGTCGTGCTGCTCGACCCGCTCGATGAAGAGTTGAAGCAGGTCGCCGCGCCGCTCTACGCAAAGGCCATCGAGCGCACGCCGGAGATCGCGCGTGCGCTGGTCGAGCGCAGCCGCGAGCTTGAGCGCGCGGGCTATCACGCGCAGGTTCACGTGTCGGAAGACGCCGTGCCGCTCTTCGTCATGGATGGCGGCAAGCGCCTGGCGATGACGCAGCGCGACGGCCGCTTTTACGTGAAGGGCTCCGACCGCTCGTTCGATAAAGCCGAGCTTGTCGAGCTGGCGGCGCGCTGCCCGAACTGCTTCAGCCCGAACGTGACGCTGCGGCCCGTGGTGCAGGACTGGCTGCTGCCGACCGCCGCCTACATCGGCGGGCCGGCCGAGGTCGCTTACTTCGCGCAGATTCGCGCCGTCTACGAGACGCTGGAGCGACAGGAGCCGTGCGTGCTGCCGCGCGCGAGCATGACGATCATCGAGCACCGCCACCGCAAGACGCTTAAGAAGCTCAAGCTCGCCTTGCCCGACTTCTTCGACGGCCTGCACGCGGCCATCACGAAGGTCGTCGAGCAGAGCCTCGATCGCGAGACCGCCGACACGTTCGCCGAGACTGAGCGCGTGATCGGCGAGCAGCTCGACAAGCTCGAAGCCAGCCTGCGCCGCGCCGACGCCAGCCTGTCGGACGCGACCAGGAACGCGCGCGCCAAGATCGTCTACCAGCTCGACCACCTGCGCACGCGCTTCGTGCACACGAGCGCGCGGCGCGACGAGACGGTCTACCGTCAAGTTGAACGCGCCTACGCGACGCTCTTCCCGGACAAGAACCTGCAAGAGCGCGAGCTGAACATCTACTACCTGCTGGCGCGTTATGGCCCGACGCTGATGCGCGACCTCTACGATGCGGTCGAGATCGGCTATTCCAACCACCGGCTCGTCACCCTGAGCGGTATGCCTTCGCAAGTCGTCAACGCCGGCTGAGCGCCAGGCCCGACCGCCGCGCCATCACCTTGCCGCTGCTTGCGGGCGCGGGCTACACTTTTGCGCTGGCAAAGCCCTCTGGCGGCTTTTCCAAGTCTCGCGAAAGGAACTCCACTCGTGAAGCGTATTCTTTCCTTTGTACT
The DNA window shown above is from Blastocatellia bacterium and carries:
- the bshC gene encoding bacillithiol biosynthesis cysteine-adding enzyme BshC, with the translated sequence YGKVARFYADCGRTASPLAEHARKVGAQSFDRERVANALERINRCAGSPELTFKNIEMLRRPGSVAVITGQQAGLFTGPLYTIHKAMTVIKLTDCLREQGVDAVPVFWVASEDHDYEEVNHCRLIDVEGHLKTVRYDPATRPSDAPVGRVQIDEGINAAIEEFVAALPPSEFLSDIERDLRESYAEGAGFADAFAKLMARIFKDYGVVLLDPLDEELKQVAAPLYAKAIERTPEIARALVERSRELERAGYHAQVHVSEDAVPLFVMDGGKRLAMTQRDGRFYVKGSDRSFDKAELVELAARCPNCFSPNVTLRPVVQDWLLPTAAYIGGPAEVAYFAQIRAVYETLERQEPCVLPRASMTIIEHRHRKTLKKLKLALPDFFDGLHAAITKVVEQSLDRETADTFAETERVIGEQLDKLEASLRRADASLSDATRNARAKIVYQLDHLRTRFVHTSARRDETVYRQVERAYATLFPDKNLQERELNIYYLLARYGPTLMRDLYDAVEIGYSNHRLVTLSGMPSQVVNAG